A region from the Paraburkholderia youngii genome encodes:
- a CDS encoding alpha/beta fold hydrolase → MTTLLKKILGSVLLLGGLFALQAPEFAQAAPPDDLNGKNVVLVHGAFADGSSWDKVIPLLEARGLHVVAVQNPLSSLADDVAATRRVIAQQNGPVILVGHSWGGVVVSEAGNDDKVKSLVYIAAFAPDNRQSIADITKDKPAPVWASELRKDSAGYLTLSTHAVLDDFAQDLPLPQKRLIAATQQPWAAGCIDDKVTNAAWHDKPSYFVVSGRDRMIDPALQLEMAKHIDAKITRVDTSHVAMLSQPQAVADAIIAASRAAH, encoded by the coding sequence ATGACCACGTTGCTGAAAAAAATTCTCGGTTCCGTTCTGTTGCTGGGCGGACTGTTCGCATTGCAGGCCCCGGAGTTCGCGCAGGCTGCGCCGCCCGACGACCTGAATGGCAAGAACGTCGTGCTCGTTCATGGCGCCTTCGCTGACGGGTCGAGCTGGGACAAAGTGATCCCGTTGCTCGAAGCGCGCGGCCTGCATGTCGTGGCCGTGCAGAATCCACTGAGTTCGCTCGCCGACGACGTGGCGGCAACCCGGCGCGTGATCGCGCAGCAGAACGGACCTGTGATTCTGGTCGGCCATTCATGGGGCGGCGTGGTGGTTAGCGAAGCGGGCAACGACGACAAGGTGAAGAGCCTCGTATACATCGCGGCATTTGCGCCGGACAACCGCCAGTCCATCGCCGACATCACGAAAGACAAACCCGCTCCGGTCTGGGCTAGCGAGTTGCGCAAGGACTCGGCCGGCTATCTGACGCTATCGACCCACGCGGTGCTCGACGACTTCGCGCAGGATCTGCCGCTGCCGCAGAAACGCCTGATCGCGGCGACGCAGCAGCCGTGGGCCGCTGGCTGTATCGACGACAAGGTGACGAACGCCGCCTGGCATGACAAGCCGTCGTATTTCGTGGTGTCGGGCCGCGACCGCATGATCGATCCGGCCTTGCAACTGGAGATGGCGAAGCACATCGACGCGAAGATCACGCGCGTCGACACGAGCCATGTCGCGATGCTGAGTCAGCCGCAAGCGGTGGCCGACGCGATCATCGCCGCCTCGCGTGCCGCGCATTGA
- a CDS encoding Lrp/AsnC family transcriptional regulator — translation MNTRNRPLDALDRKIMRELQKNARLSNADLAELVGMSTTACWNRTRQLENEGYIRGYVALLDQQKLGFADVVLLEVTLDRHDEDALARFGAELATLSEVLEAYLVSGDYDYLVKVAVDGTAGYERFLREKLYKIAGIRHSRSMFALRCMKSIPSIAI, via the coding sequence ATGAACACCCGAAACCGCCCGCTCGACGCCCTCGATCGCAAGATCATGCGCGAGCTTCAGAAGAACGCCCGGCTCAGCAATGCGGATCTTGCCGAACTGGTCGGCATGTCGACCACCGCGTGCTGGAATCGCACGCGGCAGCTCGAAAACGAAGGGTATATCCGCGGCTATGTTGCCTTGCTCGATCAGCAGAAGCTCGGTTTCGCGGACGTCGTGCTGCTCGAGGTCACGCTGGACCGCCACGACGAAGATGCACTCGCGCGCTTCGGCGCCGAGCTCGCCACGCTCAGCGAAGTACTGGAAGCGTACCTGGTGTCCGGCGATTACGACTACCTGGTCAAGGTCGCGGTAGACGGTACCGCCGGCTACGAACGCTTCCTGCGCGAAAAGCTCTACAAGATCGCAGGCATTCGCCATAGCCGCTCGATGTTCGCGCTGCGCTGCATGAAGAGCATTCCATCGATCGCAATCTGA